Proteins from a single region of Budorcas taxicolor isolate Tak-1 chromosome 11, Takin1.1, whole genome shotgun sequence:
- the LOC128055578 gene encoding olfactory receptor 12D1-like codes for MFSLKILLSRWEILSWGNPQLQNSGCHERYHFTEFLLLGMTDIQVLQPVLFVVFLAIYIVNVTGNGVIMMVVLSDSRLHSPMYFFLGNLSCLNICYSTVTLPKMLENFLSTHKAISFLGCISQLHFFHFVGSIEAMLLAVMGFDRFVAICKPLRYTLIMNHQVCTQIAVTIWITGFSHSLLHSVMTSHSNFCGSNCIHHFFCDVKPLLELACGNTDLNEWLLHSVTGTIAISPFSLTLLSYFFFLYHLLFRSVNQIILLNCEFEYSTRL; via the exons ATGTTCTCCCTCAAAATATTATTGTCTAGATGGGAAATCCTCAGCTGGGGAAATCCTCAGCTGCAGAATTCTGGTTGCCATGAGAGATATCATTTCACTGAATTTCTCCTCCTAGGAATGACagacatccaagtactgcagccTGTTCTCTTTGTGGTTTTCCTTGCAATTTACATTGTCAATGTGACTGGGAATGGAGTCATCATGATGGTTGTCCTCTCTGATTCAAGACTCCATTctcctatgtattttttcctgggaaaccTGTCATGTCTAAATATCTGCTACTCCACAGTGACTCTGCCAAAGATGCTGGAGAACTTCCTCTCTACCCACAAAGCAATTTCTTTCTTGGGATGCATAAGCCAGCTTCATTTCTTCCACTTCGTAGGCAGCATAGAGGCCATGTTGTTGGCCGTGATGGGCTTTGACCGCTTTGTGGCTATCTGCAAACCACTTCGTTATACTCTTATCATGAATCATCAGGTCTGTACCCAGATTGCTGTCACTATCTGGATCACTGGGTTTTCCCATTCTCTACTGCACTCAGTAATGACCTCTCACTCAAACTTCTGTGGTTCCAACTGCATTcatcatttcttctgtgatgtTAAGCCATTGCTGGAGTTGGCCTGTGGAAACACTGACCTCAATGAATGGCTACTTCATTCTGTGACAGGGACCATTGCCATAAGCCCATTCTCTCTAACCCTTCTCTCCTATTTCT tttttttataCCATTTACTTTTCAGGAGTGTCAACCAAATAATCCTTCTTAACTGTGAATTTGAATACTCAACCAG ATTATGA
- the LOC128056279 gene encoding olfactory receptor 12D1-like, producing MVVISDSRLHSPMYFFLGNLSCLDICYSTVTLPKMLENFLSTHKAISFSECISQLHFLHFLGSTEAMLVPVMAFDHFVSICKPLHYTLIMSHQVCTQMAVTIWIIGFFHALLHSVMTSPLNFCGSNHSHHFFCDVKPLLKLACGNTEFNQWLLNNVTGTFAMGSFFLTLLSYFYIIIYLFFKTHSCSLLHKALSTCASHFMVVVLLFGPVFFIHIHRASGSTMDRE from the coding sequence ATGGTTGTCATCTCTGATTCAAGACTCCATTctcctatgtattttttcctgggaaaccTGTCATGTCTAGATATCTGCTACTCCACGGTGACTCTGCCAAAGATGCTGGAGAACTTTCTGTCAACACACAAAGCAATTTCTTTCTCAGAATGCATAAGCCAGCTTCATTTCCTCCACTTTCTGGGTAGTACAGAGGCCATGCTGGTGCCCGTGATGGCCTTTGACCACTTTGTGTCTATCTGCAAACCACTTCATTACACTCTTATCATGAGTCATCAGGTCTGTACCCAGATGGCTGTCACTATCTGGATCATTGGGTTTTTCCATGCCCTGCTGCACTCAGTAATGACATCTCCCTTAAACTTCTGTGGTTCCAACCACAGCCATCACTTCTTCTGTGATGTTAAGCCATTGCTCAAGCTGGCCTGTGGGAACACTGAGTTCAACCAGTGGCTGCTCAATAATGTCACGGGGACTTTTGCCATGGGCTCATTCTTTCTAACCCTTCTCTCCTATTTCTacattattatttatcttttcttcaaGACCCATTCTTGTAGCCTGCTTCATAAAGCACTGTCCACTTGTGCCTCTCACTTCATGGTAGTTGTTCTTTTATTTGGGCCTGTTTTTTTCATTCACATTCATCGTGCCTCGGGTAGCACCATGGACCGGGAATGA
- the LOC128056263 gene encoding olfactory receptor 12D1-like, with protein MLNQTSVTEFLLLPVTDIQVLQPVLFVVFLAIYIVNVAANGAILVVISDSRLHFPMYFFLGNLSCLDICYSTVTLPKMLENFLSTNKAISFSGCISQLHFLHFLGSTEAMLLVVMAFDRFVAICKPLRYTLIMNHHDCTQTAVTIWIAGFFHALLHSVMTSRLNFCGPKHIHHFFCDVKPLLELACGNTDLNEWLLHSVTGTIAMGSFSLTLLSYFYIIIYLFFKTHSCSMLHKALSTCASHFMVVVLFYAPVVFTYIRPASGSSMDQERIIAIMYSVITPVLNPLIYTLRNKEIEGALMRVIRRRL; from the coding sequence ATGCTGAATCAAACCTCAGTCACTGAATTTCTCCTCCTGCCAGTGACagacatccaagtactgcagccTGTTCTCTTTGTGGTTTTCCTTGCAATTTACATTGTCAATGTGGCTGCGAATGGAGCTATCCTGGTTGTCATCTCTGATTCAAGACTCCATTTCcctatgtattttttcctgggaaaccTGTCATGTCTAGATATCTGCTACTCCACGGTGACTCTGCCAAAGATGCTGGAGAACTTCCTGTCTACCAACAAAGCAATTTCTTTCTCGGGATGCATAAGCCAGCTTCATTTCCTCCACTTCCTAGGCAGCACAGAGGCCATGTTGTTGGTCGTGATGGCCTTTGACCGCTTTGTGGCTATCTGCAAACCACTTCGTTACACTCTTATCATGAATCATCATGACTGTACCCAGACGGCTGTCACTATCTGGATCGCTGGGTTTTTCCATGCCCTGCTGCACTCAGTAATGACCTCTCGCTTAAACTTCTGTGGTCCCAAACATATCCATCACTTCTTCTGTGATGTTAAGCCATTGCTGGAGTTGGCCTGTGGAAACACTGACCTCAATGAATGGCTACTTCATTCTGTGACAGGGACCATTGCCATGGGCTCATTCTCTCTAACCCTTCTCTCCTATTTCTATATCATTATCTATCTTTTCTTCAAGACCCATTCTTGCAGCATGCTTCATAAAGCACTGTCCACGTGTGCCTCCCACTTCATGGTAGTTGTTCTTTTCTATGCTCCTGTTGTTTTCACTTACATTCGTCCTGCCTCAGGTAGCTCCATGGACCAAGAACGGATCATTGCCATTATGTACAGTGTGATCACTCCTGTACTAAATCCACTGATCTATACTTTGAGGAACAAGGAAATAGAGGGGGCTTTGATGAGGGTGATCAGAAGGAGACTCTGA
- the LOC128056276 gene encoding olfactory receptor 12D2-like, with the protein MLFCLFFRVMLNQTSVTEFLLLGLTDIQELQPVLFVVFLAIYIVSLTGNGAILRVVISDSRLHSPMYFFLGNLSCLDICYSTVTLPKMLQNFLSTHKAISFLGCISQLHFFHFLGSTESMLLAVMAFDRFVAICKPLHYTLIMNHQVCIQMAVTVWIIGFFYALLHSVMTSRLNFCGSNHIHHFFCDVKPLLELACGNTELNEWLLNTVSGTIAMGSFFLTFLSYFYIIIYLFFKTHSCSMLHKALSTCASHFLVVVLFFVPVVFVYIHPASSSSMDQDQIIAIMYSVVTPVLNPLIYTLRNKEVKEALRRVM; encoded by the coding sequence AtgttattttgtcttttctttcgaGTGATGCTGAATCAAACCTCAGTCACTGAATTTCTCCTCCTGGGACTGACAGACATCCAAGAGCTGCAGCCTGTTCTCTTTGTGGTTTTCCTTGCAATTTACATTGTCAGCTTGACTGGAAATGGAGCCATCCTGAGGGTTGTCATCTCTGATTCAAGACTCCATTctcctatgtattttttcctgggaaaccTGTCATGTCTGGATATCTGCTACTCCACGGTGACTCTGCCAAAGATGCTGCAGAACTTCCTCTCTACACACAAAGCAATTTCTTTCTTGGGGTGCATAAGCCagcttcattttttccatttcctgGGCAGCACTGAGTCCATGTTGCTGGCCGTGATGGCCTTTGACCGCTTTGTGGCTATctgcaaaccacttcattatacTCTTATCATGAATCATCAAGTCTGTATCCAGATGGCTGTCACTGTCTGGATCATTGGTTTCTTCTATGCCCTGCTGCACTCAGTAATGACCTCTCGCTTAAACTTCTGCGGTTCCAACCATATCCATCACTTCTTCTGTGATGTTAAGCCATTGCTGGAGTTGGCCTGTGGAAACACTGAGCTCAATGAGTGGCTGCTCAATACTGTCTCAGGCACCATTGCCATGGGCTCATTCTTTCTTACATTCCTGTCCTATTTCTATATTATTATCTATCTTTTCTTCAAGACCCATTCTTGCAGCATGCTTCATAAAGCACTGTCTACATGTGCCTCCCATTTCTTGGTAGTTGTTCTTTTCTTTGtccctgttgtttttgtttacatTCATCCTGCCTCAAGTAGCTCCATGGACCAGGATCAGATCATTGCCATTATGTACAGTGTGGTCACTCCAGTACTAAATCCACTGATCTATACTTTGAGGAACAAGGAAGTAAAGGAGGCCTTGAGGAGGGTAATGTGA